One Desulfomicrobium apsheronum genomic region harbors:
- the trxB gene encoding thioredoxin-disulfide reductase, with translation MENEMYDLVIVGGGPAGLSAGIYAMRAALHTVLIEKGMPGGQIALTKDVENYPGIEEVGGFELCEKFLNHAKRYDLEIRENEVARVEPGVDYHEVVLGDGTRLHAHSVILAPGGSARKLGVRGEMEQYGKGVSYCATCDGFFFRGKTVVVVGGGDTALEDALYLSKICAKVYLVHRRDEFRGSRILQQRVFAEPRISLVLDSVLDDIAADDQGVTGVTVRNLKTEETHNIATDGVFIFVGFLPNNALVPAGVKMNAAGYVVTDEKCETNLPGIFAVGDLRQKYANQIVLAAADGCVAALAAAHYVEARKAQAARK, from the coding sequence TTGGAAAACGAAATGTATGATCTGGTTATTGTCGGCGGTGGCCCGGCCGGGCTCTCTGCGGGAATCTACGCCATGCGCGCGGCCCTGCACACGGTTCTGATAGAAAAGGGCATGCCGGGCGGCCAGATCGCCCTGACCAAGGACGTGGAAAACTATCCAGGTATCGAAGAGGTCGGCGGTTTCGAGTTGTGCGAGAAATTCCTGAATCACGCCAAGCGGTACGATCTGGAAATTCGGGAAAACGAAGTCGCCCGGGTCGAGCCCGGGGTGGATTATCATGAGGTGGTCCTTGGCGACGGCACGCGCCTGCACGCGCACTCGGTCATTCTCGCTCCGGGTGGATCGGCCCGCAAGCTGGGCGTGCGCGGCGAGATGGAGCAGTACGGCAAGGGTGTGTCCTATTGCGCCACCTGCGACGGGTTCTTTTTTCGCGGCAAGACCGTTGTCGTGGTCGGCGGTGGAGACACGGCCCTTGAAGACGCTCTCTACCTGTCCAAGATTTGCGCCAAGGTCTATCTGGTGCATCGCCGTGATGAATTTCGCGGCAGTCGGATCCTGCAGCAGCGGGTGTTCGCCGAGCCTCGTATCTCCCTGGTGCTTGATTCCGTGCTGGACGACATCGCCGCCGATGATCAGGGCGTGACCGGAGTGACGGTCAGAAACTTGAAGACCGAGGAGACCCACAATATCGCCACCGACGGCGTGTTCATCTTTGTGGGCTTCCTGCCCAACAACGCCCTCGTTCCTGCGGGCGTCAAGATGAACGCTGCCGGTTACGTCGTCACCGACGAGAAATGCGAAACCAACCTGCCCGGCATTTTCGCCGTGGGCGACCTGCGTCAGAAGTACGCCAACCAGATCGTCCTGGCTGCGGCCGACGGCTGTGTGGCTGCGCTGGCCGCCGCCCACTACGTGGAAGCGCGAAAAGCCCAGGCTGCCCGCAAATAG
- a CDS encoding TOBE domain-containing protein, whose amino-acid sequence MKASHNPAPRPSSRHADHGRIVEEGLPCLDSLQLEHLEREFRTWAKDSKRADVTISRKRILLIFLLIRHTGAKLHEVLDLSPLSDIDHDRLIVTFGKSIPEQVRSVPLAHALALEIRDLFTDEAFRNTAGQTLGVDPAFVRRKFYERALACGFPKNLGSPEMIRKSRGVELMQSNMPLPAVQMYLGHSTPNLTSAYVSFSEDEIRVITSSFLQRESHRKTSARNSFFGKITGIRPADIQAEVELTTLDGQIISSVITLDSLHRLGLKTGRLATVEVKAPWVTLYKTENEPLCTAENRIPGVITRIKRGRVNTEYLLRIGPDTELCVITTTDSLRRLELQERDAVWAVFGSYATILRVD is encoded by the coding sequence ATGAAAGCCTCGCACAATCCAGCCCCCCGCCCCTCCTCCAGACACGCCGATCATGGCAGGATCGTCGAGGAAGGCCTGCCCTGTCTTGACTCCCTGCAGCTTGAACACCTGGAGCGCGAATTCCGGACCTGGGCCAAAGATTCCAAACGCGCGGACGTGACCATATCCCGCAAGCGCATCCTGCTCATCTTTCTGCTCATCCGCCACACCGGAGCCAAACTGCACGAGGTGCTGGACCTTAGCCCCCTGTCGGACATCGACCATGACCGCCTGATCGTGACTTTCGGCAAATCCATTCCGGAACAGGTCAGATCCGTGCCCCTGGCGCACGCTCTGGCCCTGGAAATCCGCGACCTGTTTACCGATGAAGCCTTTCGCAACACTGCCGGGCAGACGCTCGGCGTTGACCCCGCCTTTGTTCGGCGCAAATTCTATGAACGGGCCCTGGCCTGCGGCTTTCCCAAAAACCTTGGCAGTCCGGAAATGATCCGCAAGTCCAGGGGGGTGGAGCTGATGCAGTCCAACATGCCCCTGCCCGCCGTACAAATGTATCTCGGGCACTCCACGCCCAACCTGACCTCCGCCTACGTATCCTTTTCCGAAGACGAGATACGAGTCATCACCTCGTCCTTCCTGCAACGGGAAAGCCACCGCAAGACCAGCGCACGCAATTCCTTTTTCGGTAAAATCACGGGCATTCGTCCCGCCGACATCCAGGCCGAGGTCGAGCTCACCACCCTTGACGGCCAGATCATCTCTTCGGTCATCACCCTGGACAGCCTGCACCGTCTGGGACTCAAGACCGGGCGACTGGCCACGGTGGAGGTCAAGGCGCCCTGGGTGACCCTCTACAAAACTGAGAACGAGCCTCTCTGCACAGCTGAAAATCGCATCCCCGGCGTCATCACCCGCATCAAGCGCGGCCGGGTCAACACCGAGTACCTGCTGCGCATCGGCCCGGACACGGAGCTGTGCGTGATCACGACCACTGACAGCCTGCGCCGTCTTGAGCTGCAGGAAAGGGACGCTGTCTGGGCAGTTTTCGGCAGTTACGCCACCATTCTACGGGTCGATTGA
- a CDS encoding MBL fold metallo-hydrolase, with the protein MLKVTVMPLGPLDTNCYVVHSDREAVVIDPGGEAQEILSFLASEEVSLTAILNTHLHFDHIQGNADLVAATGLPVMASVKDGFLLETELGGGGMMGFPRTPSFSFTPLEEGELPLLGTTCRVLATPGHSPGSLSFYFEELGSVFVGDLLFYRSVGRTDFPGSSERELIRSVRTNIFTLPEETVVYPGHGPETTVGQEKLNNPFFTEFIR; encoded by the coding sequence ATGCTCAAAGTTACCGTCATGCCGCTTGGCCCGCTGGATACAAACTGCTACGTCGTGCACTCGGACCGTGAGGCCGTGGTTATCGACCCGGGGGGGGAGGCGCAGGAAATCCTGTCGTTTCTTGCTTCCGAAGAAGTCAGCCTGACCGCGATTCTGAACACGCACCTGCATTTTGACCATATCCAGGGCAACGCGGACCTGGTCGCGGCCACGGGGCTCCCGGTCATGGCCAGCGTCAAGGATGGATTTCTCCTGGAAACGGAACTTGGCGGCGGCGGAATGATGGGCTTCCCGCGCACTCCGTCCTTTTCGTTCACGCCGCTGGAAGAAGGCGAGCTGCCCCTGCTCGGCACGACATGCCGGGTGCTGGCCACCCCCGGGCACAGTCCGGGCAGTCTGTCCTTCTATTTCGAGGAACTGGGCTCGGTTTTTGTCGGTGATCTGCTTTTTTACCGCTCCGTCGGACGCACCGATTTTCCCGGAAGCTCGGAGCGGGAGCTGATCCGTTCCGTGCGAACCAATATATTCACCCTGCCCGAGGAGACGGTGGTGTATCCCGGCCACGGGCCCGAGACCACCGTCGGTCAGGAAAAGCTCAACAATCCGTTTTTTACCGAATTCATCCGTTAG
- a CDS encoding flavodoxin family protein encodes MTEPLIMSMSPRAGGNSDHAAALFARSLDQPPRPVFLRDHRMEPCTGCGFCSEDGLCRIGPDGAEELFSRLDHASGLVLTAPVYFYHLPSQAKAWIDRSQSRYMARQNGLRVPKAERRAYVVLVAGRTRGENLFTGIMPTLRYFLQIFDYRIEKTLFLRGLDGADDFSRDRAAEDAVRDLAGSSGW; translated from the coding sequence ATGACTGAACCTCTGATCATGTCCATGAGCCCCCGGGCGGGGGGGAACAGCGATCACGCCGCCGCTCTTTTCGCGCGCAGTCTGGACCAGCCCCCTCGGCCCGTGTTTCTGCGGGATCATCGCATGGAACCCTGCACCGGATGCGGGTTCTGTTCCGAGGACGGATTGTGCAGAATTGGCCCGGATGGGGCGGAGGAGCTTTTTTCGCGGCTTGACCACGCCTCCGGACTGGTCCTGACCGCGCCGGTCTATTTTTATCACCTGCCAAGCCAGGCCAAAGCCTGGATCGACCGTTCCCAGTCCAGATACATGGCCAGACAAAACGGCCTGCGTGTCCCGAAGGCCGAGCGCCGGGCCTATGTCGTGCTGGTGGCGGGGCGGACACGGGGCGAGAATCTTTTCACGGGAATCATGCCGACCTTGCGTTATTTCTTGCAGATTTTTGATTATCGCATCGAAAAGACTCTCTTTCTGCGCGGCCTGGACGGAGCCGATGACTTTTCCCGGGACCGCGCGGCCGAGGACGCCGTGCGCGACCTGGCCGGGAGCAGCGGATGGTAG
- a CDS encoding ComF family protein, protein MVGAGLARGLAAVLHAAGRRCQFCAAVLEHAGDFPLCPACRALLAPRVGGYCPDCGICYEDSAAPAYSCLACRLGKPPWSGVAFHGPYSGALRDLIHQYKFNHDHGLGLLLRDLIRQAWDRHRLPRPDCVVPVPMLPARVLDRGFNQSAELACMLGKVIGIAPLLRGLCKIRDTRAQSSLGRAERHRNVAGAFEAAMNLSGRHVLLVDDVMTTGATLTACAKACLAAKARRVDIFFLGRAV, encoded by the coding sequence ATGGTAGGGGCGGGACTTGCGCGCGGGCTGGCTGCCGTGCTGCATGCGGCTGGTCGCCGCTGCCAATTTTGCGCGGCGGTGCTCGAACATGCAGGCGATTTTCCTCTGTGCCCAGCCTGCCGGGCACTCCTTGCCCCGCGTGTCGGGGGGTACTGTCCCGACTGCGGCATCTGCTACGAGGACTCCGCCGCACCCGCATATTCATGCCTCGCCTGTCGCCTGGGCAAGCCCCCGTGGTCGGGAGTGGCTTTTCACGGACCCTACTCCGGAGCCCTGCGCGATCTTATCCATCAATACAAGTTCAATCACGATCACGGCCTGGGGCTGCTGCTGCGCGACTTGATCCGCCAAGCCTGGGACAGACACCGACTGCCCCGCCCCGACTGCGTCGTGCCCGTACCCATGCTGCCCGCAAGGGTGCTAGACCGAGGCTTCAACCAAAGCGCCGAGCTGGCGTGCATGCTCGGCAAGGTTATCGGCATAGCTCCTCTTCTTCGCGGTCTGTGCAAGATCCGGGATACCAGGGCCCAGTCGAGCTTGGGCCGGGCCGAGAGGCATCGCAACGTCGCGGGCGCTTTCGAGGCGGCCATGAATCTGTCCGGTAGGCATGTTCTGCTGGTCGATGACGTCATGACCACGGGGGCGACCCTGACGGCCTGCGCAAAGGCCTGCCTTGCCGCCAAAGCGCGGCGAGTGGACATTTTTTTTCTGGGCAGGGCGGTATGA
- a CDS encoding diguanylate cyclase domain-containing protein produces the protein MNTATSIETGTLRRQDIIEYEPLLKTALRAIIPFSSYSLMFPAKTPEDMEADPVHPFGRAALENDRLSLPLTHSDRLLAIFEARGVNPEETARALPFLPHMASLCLEQIKIRKSAITDPLTGLFNRHCMHQALIREISGIVGAIMPGPEAMADDSLQGHSACFGLIILDLDRFRQINDNFGHNFGDRILVLAAERLRAVCPKQTLVCRLDGDSFGVLWPQASRARMSELAVSLGAELARVTARFTPLREDVGVSASIGYVNYPQDLQGAQFQKAPEEQAWLILEKAEKALSTAKAGGRSQIYSFRQILTQGGVVLDVMPMNRLVINLGRSMDAHEGQRFLIWSRKFNGSETIVGTQGDAIFGHYPPMYKAEISLVEVQDEMSIAEVLVQSDPNWTVEKGDKLTLLDDHAGRMEQREVQPGDRTPQKDPLTGLYPYRDFLQAWQSVRGQAKSFCMVLMRLETPHAERTPMDKMKEEQFFQTLAGRVETLFGPEALGGRFSVNCIIYHVPGLDQEECLRMVRELLEDERFAGLEKSVGIAAFPFLDYTRSDILENARKALDHAEFLHDERIACFDSVSLNISADRLFAQGETYDAIAEYKKALTVDEGNLLARNSLGVCYARLNKYATARTIFQDLIALHPDHIMPLYNFGCACLKDGDPVAARQAFEQVLTIQPDHVYAMIRLGLMAEEEGDFERAWNLYEQVRAMSDGEHLASTHNLAYRYLARLAFRRDDRDTAREYLHQAITANPQDAHSFHLLATIYLERGDDPEIAESLARQSVHLKTDVPAFWEVLITALEQQGKTEEANQTKIRAAAQTC, from the coding sequence ATGAACACGGCCACTTCCATCGAGACCGGCACGCTGCGCAGACAAGACATCATCGAATACGAGCCCCTGCTCAAGACAGCCCTGAGGGCCATCATCCCCTTTTCCTCCTACAGCCTCATGTTTCCGGCCAAAACACCAGAAGACATGGAAGCGGACCCGGTGCATCCTTTCGGACGCGCGGCGCTGGAGAATGACCGTCTCTCGCTGCCTCTGACGCATTCGGACAGACTGCTCGCGATCTTTGAAGCCCGGGGCGTAAACCCCGAGGAAACAGCCCGGGCACTGCCATTTCTGCCGCACATGGCTTCCCTGTGCCTGGAGCAGATCAAGATTCGCAAATCGGCCATCACCGATCCCCTGACCGGCCTCTTCAACCGCCACTGCATGCACCAGGCCCTGATCCGGGAAATTTCCGGCATCGTCGGCGCCATCATGCCCGGCCCGGAGGCCATGGCCGACGACTCCCTGCAAGGGCACAGCGCCTGCTTCGGCCTCATCATCCTGGACCTGGACCGCTTCCGCCAGATCAACGACAATTTCGGACACAACTTCGGAGACAGAATCCTGGTTCTGGCAGCGGAGCGTCTGCGGGCCGTCTGCCCCAAACAGACCCTGGTCTGCCGTCTGGACGGAGACTCCTTCGGCGTGCTCTGGCCGCAAGCCTCCCGCGCCAGGATGAGCGAGCTGGCGGTGAGCCTCGGTGCCGAACTGGCCCGGGTCACGGCCCGCTTCACGCCCCTGCGCGAGGATGTCGGCGTTTCGGCCAGTATCGGATACGTGAACTATCCACAGGATCTTCAGGGCGCGCAGTTCCAAAAAGCTCCCGAGGAGCAGGCCTGGCTGATTCTGGAAAAAGCCGAAAAAGCCCTGAGCACCGCCAAGGCCGGCGGCCGCTCCCAGATCTATTCCTTCCGGCAGATCCTCACCCAGGGCGGCGTGGTCCTTGACGTGATGCCCATGAACCGTCTGGTCATTAACCTCGGCCGGAGCATGGACGCCCACGAAGGGCAACGCTTCCTGATCTGGTCCCGCAAGTTCAACGGCAGCGAGACCATTGTCGGGACACAGGGCGACGCGATTTTCGGCCACTACCCACCCATGTACAAGGCAGAGATTTCGCTGGTCGAAGTGCAGGACGAGATGTCCATCGCCGAAGTGCTGGTGCAGAGCGATCCGAACTGGACCGTGGAGAAGGGCGACAAGCTGACCCTGCTCGACGACCACGCCGGACGCATGGAACAGCGCGAAGTCCAGCCCGGCGACCGCACTCCGCAAAAAGATCCCCTCACCGGCCTCTATCCCTACCGGGACTTTCTGCAGGCCTGGCAATCCGTCCGCGGCCAGGCAAAGAGTTTCTGCATGGTGCTCATGCGTCTTGAAACTCCCCATGCCGAACGCACGCCCATGGACAAGATGAAGGAAGAACAGTTCTTCCAGACCCTCGCCGGGCGGGTCGAAACCCTGTTCGGACCGGAAGCCCTTGGCGGACGGTTCAGCGTGAACTGCATCATCTACCATGTACCTGGGCTGGATCAGGAAGAATGCCTGCGCATGGTGCGCGAACTACTTGAGGACGAGCGCTTCGCCGGACTGGAAAAATCCGTCGGCATCGCGGCCTTCCCCTTTCTGGACTACACGCGTTCCGACATCCTGGAGAATGCGCGCAAGGCCCTGGATCACGCCGAATTCCTGCACGACGAGAGAATTGCCTGCTTCGACTCGGTCTCGCTGAACATCAGCGCCGACCGCCTTTTCGCCCAGGGCGAAACCTACGACGCCATCGCCGAATACAAGAAAGCCCTGACCGTCGACGAAGGCAACCTGCTGGCCCGCAATTCCCTTGGAGTCTGCTATGCAAGGCTGAACAAATACGCCACGGCCAGAACCATCTTTCAAGACCTCATCGCCCTCCATCCCGATCACATCATGCCGCTCTACAATTTCGGCTGCGCCTGTCTCAAGGATGGAGATCCCGTGGCCGCCCGGCAGGCCTTCGAGCAGGTGCTTACAATCCAGCCCGACCACGTCTACGCCATGATCCGGCTCGGCCTCATGGCGGAAGAGGAAGGGGACTTCGAGCGCGCCTGGAACCTCTACGAGCAGGTCCGGGCCATGTCCGACGGAGAGCACCTCGCCTCCACGCACAATCTGGCCTACCGCTACCTGGCCAGGCTTGCTTTTCGCCGCGACGACCGCGACACGGCCCGCGAATACCTGCACCAGGCCATCACCGCCAATCCCCAGGACGCCCACTCCTTCCACCTTCTGGCCACGATCTATCTGGAGCGCGGCGACGATCCGGAAATCGCCGAATCCCTGGCCCGGCAGAGCGTGCACCTCAAAACCGATGTCCCCGCCTTCTGGGAAGTGCTGATCACGGCCCTGGAACAGCAAGGCAAAACCGAGGAAGCGAACCAGACAAAAATTCGAGCCGCCGCTCAAACCTGTTGA
- a CDS encoding Lon protease family protein, with product MSESLRLTTEELRWTLDTSTLPFATTDELEPLDEILGQDRGVDALRFGIGIQRPGYNILVTGAPRTGRMDAVKKVLAKVVQDGKIPGDLCYLNNFKDPEAPILVRLGPGFGARLKKNMQQLVEELKKEVPKLFESSEYLARKNEINEVYEKKTASFFMNLEKQVKEAGFTLVTFQGRQGQQPEVMPIVDGEPTPILKLEQMVEKGRFPREEFDRIKAKHVEIKTEIDSIFLQIRVLQKEIQEKNRQADKLMFSNLAGDLIAPLKAEFVCAELDAYFRHMVDDMVDNIAIFFNQERPPHIPVGDPFEQYSVNVLVDNGEQQGPPIIIEEYPTYRNLFGSIERIVDRSGVWRTDFSRIKAGSFVRANGGYLVLNLLDAIMEPGVWQSLKRALKSRKMEIQTYDPFYLFTTSSMKPEPIEMDIKVIVLADTHLYHLLQYYDDDVPKIFKIRADFDSTMDKTGESVLRFARFIHTQSEEHGLRAFDRSAVAALVEEAVRMGGRQEKMAATFPKLTDLLMEADYFAGQDGRETVLRDDVVRAIEARIHRSSLIEEKIQDMIDRGSIMIDTDGAKVGQINGLAVYNMGDVMFGKPSRITAATSMGKAGIINIEREADLSGSTHNKGVLILGGYLRKMFAQDKPLAVSASIAFEQSYSGVDGDSASSTEMYALLSSLSGVPIKQGIAVTGSVNQNGEVQAIGGVNHKIEGFFACCKAKGLTGTQGVIIPRANVPDLMLKAEVVEAVSQDRFNIWSVANIEEGIGLLTGKKAGTRRKDGSYPKGSIYALADQRLKELAESMAKFGKQEDKQEQA from the coding sequence ATGAGTGAATCTTTACGATTGACGACTGAGGAGCTGCGGTGGACCCTCGACACATCCACCCTGCCTTTTGCCACGACGGACGAGCTCGAACCCCTGGATGAAATTTTGGGGCAGGACCGGGGCGTGGACGCGCTCAGGTTCGGCATCGGCATCCAGCGTCCGGGCTATAACATTCTGGTCACAGGAGCTCCGCGTACCGGGCGCATGGATGCGGTGAAGAAGGTCCTCGCCAAGGTCGTGCAGGACGGGAAAATCCCCGGAGACCTCTGCTATCTGAACAACTTCAAGGATCCCGAGGCACCCATTCTGGTGCGTCTTGGCCCGGGCTTTGGCGCGAGACTGAAGAAAAACATGCAGCAGCTGGTCGAGGAACTCAAAAAAGAGGTGCCCAAGCTCTTCGAGAGTTCTGAATATCTGGCGCGCAAGAACGAGATCAACGAGGTTTACGAGAAAAAGACCGCCAGTTTCTTCATGAACCTCGAAAAGCAGGTCAAGGAGGCCGGCTTCACGCTGGTCACCTTTCAGGGCCGACAGGGTCAGCAGCCGGAGGTCATGCCCATCGTCGACGGCGAGCCCACTCCGATTCTGAAGCTTGAGCAGATGGTTGAAAAGGGGCGTTTTCCCAGGGAAGAATTCGACCGCATCAAGGCCAAGCATGTCGAGATCAAGACCGAGATAGATTCCATCTTTTTGCAGATTCGGGTTCTGCAGAAGGAAATCCAGGAAAAGAACCGGCAGGCCGACAAGCTCATGTTTTCCAACCTTGCAGGTGACCTCATCGCGCCGCTCAAAGCCGAATTCGTCTGCGCCGAGCTTGATGCCTATTTCCGGCACATGGTCGACGACATGGTCGACAACATCGCCATCTTCTTCAATCAGGAGCGCCCGCCGCACATACCCGTGGGAGACCCTTTCGAGCAGTATTCGGTCAACGTGCTGGTCGACAACGGCGAGCAGCAGGGCCCGCCAATCATCATCGAGGAGTATCCGACCTACCGCAATCTTTTCGGCAGCATCGAGCGCATCGTGGACCGCAGCGGGGTCTGGCGCACGGATTTTTCCCGCATCAAGGCCGGTTCCTTCGTGCGCGCCAACGGCGGATATCTGGTTCTGAACCTGCTGGACGCCATCATGGAACCGGGCGTGTGGCAGTCTCTGAAGCGGGCGCTCAAAAGCCGCAAGATGGAGATTCAGACCTACGACCCCTTCTATCTGTTCACCACTTCATCCATGAAGCCCGAACCCATCGAGATGGACATCAAGGTCATAGTTCTGGCCGACACCCATCTGTATCACCTGTTGCAGTATTACGACGACGATGTGCCCAAGATTTTCAAGATCCGTGCGGATTTCGACTCCACCATGGACAAGACCGGCGAGTCCGTGCTCCGCTTCGCGCGCTTCATCCACACTCAGTCCGAGGAGCATGGCCTACGGGCCTTCGACCGTTCCGCCGTGGCCGCGCTGGTGGAAGAGGCCGTGCGCATGGGCGGACGGCAGGAAAAGATGGCCGCGACCTTTCCGAAGCTGACCGATCTGCTCATGGAGGCCGATTATTTTGCCGGACAGGACGGCCGTGAGACGGTGCTCCGCGACGACGTTGTCCGGGCCATCGAGGCCCGCATTCATCGATCGAGCCTCATTGAGGAAAAGATCCAGGACATGATTGACCGCGGGTCGATCATGATCGATACCGACGGGGCCAAGGTCGGACAGATCAACGGTCTGGCCGTGTACAACATGGGCGACGTGATGTTCGGGAAACCCAGTCGCATCACCGCCGCCACGTCCATGGGCAAGGCCGGGATCATCAACATAGAGCGGGAAGCCGATCTTTCGGGAAGCACCCACAACAAGGGCGTGCTCATCCTTGGCGGGTACCTGCGCAAGATGTTCGCCCAGGACAAACCCCTGGCCGTCAGTGCCTCCATTGCCTTCGAGCAGAGCTATTCCGGGGTGGACGGCGACAGCGCCTCCTCCACCGAGATGTACGCGCTGCTTTCCAGCCTTTCGGGGGTGCCCATCAAGCAGGGAATTGCCGTGACCGGTTCCGTGAATCAGAACGGCGAGGTCCAGGCCATCGGCGGCGTCAATCACAAGATCGAGGGGTTTTTCGCCTGTTGCAAGGCCAAGGGCCTGACCGGGACGCAAGGCGTGATCATTCCAAGGGCCAATGTCCCGGATCTCATGCTCAAGGCGGAAGTGGTCGAGGCCGTGAGCCAGGATCGCTTCAACATCTGGTCCGTGGCCAATATCGAGGAAGGCATCGGGCTTTTGACCGGCAAAAAGGCCGGCACACGAAGAAAGGACGGCTCCTATCCCAAGGGCAGCATTTACGCCTTGGCGGATCAGCGGCTTAAAGAACTGGCCGAGAGCATGGCAAAATTCGGCAAGCAGGAAGATAAACAGGAACAGGCCTGA
- a CDS encoding Hsp20/alpha crystallin family protein, with protein MSNLHLWHRTELGKLKQDMEELFDSFVRDFCNPMDLRLLRREPDVRVLNEKDAVIVSAHVPGLDPQSIKVSITGHQLSLAGEKIEEVRDGRGLSISHQGFSSSVRLPAPVQTDQVRASYSGGVLRVVLPKCKDCTPVQVSTEEHERGRNE; from the coding sequence TCCAACCTGCATTTGTGGCACCGCACCGAACTCGGTAAGCTCAAACAGGACATGGAGGAGCTTTTCGATTCCTTTGTGCGCGATTTCTGCAACCCCATGGACCTGCGGCTGCTGCGTCGCGAGCCAGATGTGCGCGTGCTCAACGAAAAGGATGCCGTCATCGTTTCGGCGCATGTTCCGGGCCTTGATCCGCAATCCATCAAGGTTTCGATCACCGGCCATCAATTGTCCCTGGCCGGTGAAAAGATCGAGGAGGTCCGGGACGGCCGTGGACTGAGCATTTCCCATCAGGGATTTTCAAGCTCGGTGCGTCTGCCCGCGCCAGTGCAGACCGATCAGGTCCGCGCCAGTTATTCGGGCGGCGTGCTGCGCGTTGTCTTGCCCAAATGCAAGGACTGCACGCCCGTGCAGGTGAGTACGGAAGAACACGAGCGAGGTAGGAATGAGTGA
- a CDS encoding radical SAM protein has protein sequence MNDEQTRDHFIEMNAREYGPIFNYINWITEERARLANQERIQLLQAPGVSVSCLGTKIHHGALSPGCLQCSGMAWSCLFISGRCNGRCFYCPTPQNMDDPPMSGSVPFHRAQDYADYVRFFGFAGASVSGGEPFLDFDKSLAFVQSLRRTCDPALHIWLYTNGMLVTEEKLARLAAAGLNEIRFDIGATDYDLKFVRQAAGIVATVTVEIPAVPEEAGLLEALLPELSTVGVSHLNLHQLRLTPHNARHLLEHDYTYIHGPKVTVLESELCALGLVAHAAANKLELAVNYCSFVYKYRFQAAASRRRFGVRLLENGELLTENGFIRTPATAVAATEAGSNPPAQEEADLLGMNRAGRPSYAAAFVRPLANPEFQHREIPISVDFAVFLERHPARPTADTVAQHPEADPATASLHQPSLEESYEWITPGLGVYF, from the coding sequence ATGAACGATGAACAGACGAGAGACCACTTTATCGAGATGAACGCCCGTGAATACGGCCCCATCTTCAATTACATCAATTGGATCACCGAGGAACGCGCCAGGCTGGCGAATCAGGAACGAATTCAACTCCTGCAAGCGCCGGGCGTCAGCGTGTCGTGCCTTGGGACCAAGATCCATCACGGCGCGTTGTCACCGGGATGCCTGCAGTGCTCGGGAATGGCATGGTCCTGCCTGTTCATCAGCGGCCGATGCAACGGGCGGTGCTTCTACTGTCCGACGCCCCAAAACATGGATGACCCGCCCATGTCCGGGAGCGTGCCGTTCCATCGCGCCCAGGACTACGCCGACTATGTCCGCTTTTTCGGATTCGCAGGAGCGAGCGTCAGTGGCGGCGAACCCTTTCTGGACTTCGACAAGAGTCTCGCCTTCGTGCAGAGCTTGCGCCGCACCTGCGACCCGGCACTGCACATCTGGCTCTACACCAACGGCATGCTGGTCACGGAAGAGAAGCTCGCCAGACTTGCGGCCGCCGGGCTGAACGAGATCCGCTTCGACATCGGGGCCACGGACTATGACCTCAAATTCGTGCGTCAGGCAGCAGGCATCGTGGCCACAGTCACGGTGGAAATTCCCGCCGTGCCGGAAGAAGCCGGACTCCTTGAGGCTTTGCTGCCCGAACTGTCGACGGTCGGAGTTTCGCATCTGAACCTGCACCAGCTGCGCCTCACCCCCCACAATGCCAGACATTTGCTTGAACATGATTATACGTACATTCATGGCCCCAAGGTCACTGTGCTGGAGTCGGAGCTCTGCGCCCTCGGGCTCGTGGCCCATGCGGCCGCAAACAAGCTGGAACTTGCTGTCAATTACTGCTCCTTTGTCTACAAATACCGCTTTCAGGCCGCAGCAAGCCGCAGGAGATTTGGAGTGCGCCTGCTTGAAAATGGTGAATTGCTGACTGAGAACGGCTTCATTCGTACCCCTGCGACGGCTGTGGCCGCGACGGAGGCCGGTTCAAACCCGCCAGCCCAGGAGGAAGCAGACCTGCTCGGAATGAACCGTGCAGGCCGCCCGAGCTACGCGGCCGCCTTTGTGCGCCCCCTGGCCAACCCGGAGTTCCAGCACCGGGAGATACCAATCTCCGTGGATTTCGCTGTGTTTTTGGAACGCCATCCCGCCAGGCCGACAGCGGACACCGTCGCTCAGCATCCTGAAGCTGATCCGGCCACGGCGAGCCTGCATCAGCCCAGTCTTGAAGAATCGTACGAATGGATCACGCCAGGCCTTGGCGTGTACTTTTGA